From the genome of Halomonas sp. MCCC 1A13316, one region includes:
- a CDS encoding patatin-like phospholipase family protein, with protein MSSRQAVELGKRVALTLGSGGARGYAHIGVIEVLEARGYEIVAISGCSMGAVIAGVYAAGQLKAYHDWVCELDYFDVLKLVDVTWSPMGAMRASKVMSKLEELVGDIQIEDLPIPFTTVATDLLRQREVWFQSGPLLRAIRASIAIPGVITPVHIGNSTLVDGGLLNPLPITPTVSAHADMMLAVNVTAHSARPVSLDDLLPTEEQAEEQEKAEEEAAARKWMDVRGATRWLFEGFGGPEGEAGEPSSKAGRAASGRRAWGRLDMILASFDITQASLAKYKIAGYPPDVLIEVPKTVCGAFEFHRAEALIRLGRHLAVEALDRYEGRTHTGDGGSGGTIVEPPQMPADSESQSDGGT; from the coding sequence ATGAGCAGCAGGCAAGCGGTAGAGTTGGGCAAGCGTGTGGCGTTGACCCTGGGCAGCGGCGGGGCACGCGGTTACGCCCACATCGGCGTGATCGAGGTGCTGGAAGCGCGGGGTTACGAAATCGTCGCCATTTCCGGCTGCTCGATGGGGGCGGTCATTGCCGGTGTCTATGCCGCGGGGCAGTTGAAGGCCTATCACGATTGGGTCTGCGAACTCGACTATTTCGACGTACTGAAGCTGGTCGACGTCACCTGGAGCCCGATGGGTGCGATGCGTGCCAGCAAGGTAATGAGCAAGCTCGAGGAACTGGTCGGCGATATCCAGATCGAGGACCTGCCGATTCCCTTTACGACCGTGGCCACCGACCTGTTACGACAACGCGAGGTGTGGTTCCAGTCGGGGCCGCTGCTGCGTGCGATACGCGCTTCCATTGCCATACCGGGCGTCATCACCCCGGTACACATCGGAAACAGTACCCTGGTCGACGGCGGCTTGCTCAACCCCCTGCCGATTACGCCGACCGTCTCGGCGCATGCCGACATGATGCTGGCAGTCAACGTGACCGCGCACAGCGCCCGACCGGTATCGCTGGACGATCTGCTGCCTACCGAAGAGCAGGCGGAAGAGCAGGAAAAGGCCGAGGAGGAGGCCGCGGCCCGCAAGTGGATGGACGTGCGTGGTGCGACCCGTTGGCTATTCGAGGGATTCGGCGGACCCGAGGGCGAAGCGGGCGAGCCGAGCAGCAAGGCAGGGCGAGCGGCAAGCGGCAGGCGAGCGTGGGGCCGACTGGACATGATTCTGGCCTCGTTCGACATTACCCAGGCGTCGCTGGCCAAATACAAGATTGCCGGCTATCCCCCCGACGTTCTGATCGAAGTACCCAAGACAGTATGCGGCGCCTTCGAATTTCACCGAGCCGAGGCGCTGATTCGTCTCGGGCGTCACCTGGCCGTGGAGGCACTGGACCGCTACGAAGGACGAACCCATACGGGCGACGGCGGCAGCGGAGGCACTATCGTCGAGCCGCCGCAGATGCCGGCCGACAGCGAGTCGCAAAGTGATGGGGGCACTTAG
- a CDS encoding alpha/beta fold hydrolase, translating into MSVPQSLSLAGGRLAALAWGEQAAPTWLALHGWLDNAASFSRLAPLLCERLGVRIVALDFAGHGHSEHRAGDYALWDYCHDLLDAADELGLERVSLLAHSMGAGVACLCAAALPERVERLVLIDGLGAVTTPVEESAAQLRKGLRAARRSRSAPPRYPDSRTAVAARVAGGVTRIDAATAAPLVERNLQREADGHVRLRTDGRLLWPSPVRLCPEQALALLGAIQASALLIEGEAGILGERDAARAARGALTQLSRQVLPGGHHLHLEPDRVASVATAIVGWLAQSGRA; encoded by the coding sequence ATGAGCGTGCCACAGTCGTTGAGCCTGGCCGGAGGCCGACTGGCGGCGCTTGCCTGGGGCGAGCAGGCCGCACCCACCTGGCTGGCGCTGCACGGCTGGCTGGATAATGCCGCCAGCTTCTCCCGCCTGGCTCCCTTGCTCTGCGAGCGGCTCGGTGTACGAATCGTGGCGCTGGATTTCGCCGGACATGGGCACTCCGAGCACCGCGCGGGCGACTATGCCCTGTGGGACTACTGCCACGACTTGCTGGATGCTGCCGATGAGCTGGGCCTGGAACGGGTGTCGCTGCTGGCCCACTCGATGGGGGCGGGTGTGGCCTGCCTGTGTGCGGCGGCGTTGCCGGAGCGTGTCGAGCGATTGGTTCTGATTGACGGCTTGGGGGCCGTGACTACGCCGGTCGAAGAGAGTGCCGCACAATTGCGCAAGGGCCTGCGTGCGGCCCGGCGCTCGCGTTCGGCGCCACCGCGCTATCCTGATAGCAGGACCGCCGTGGCGGCGCGCGTTGCCGGTGGCGTGACGCGGATCGACGCCGCTACCGCCGCCCCGCTGGTCGAACGCAACCTTCAGCGAGAAGCCGACGGCCATGTGCGGTTGCGCACCGATGGCCGGCTGCTGTGGCCATCGCCGGTGCGCTTGTGCCCGGAACAGGCGCTAGCCCTGCTCGGCGCGATCCAGGCGTCGGCGTTGTTGATCGAGGGAGAGGCGGGCATCCTGGGCGAGCGCGACGCAGCCAGGGCGGCACGGGGGGCGCTGACTCAGCTGTCGCGCCAGGTGTTGCCGGGCGGTCATCATCTGCACCTGGAGCCAGACAGGGTGGCCAGCGTGGCAACCGCCATCGTGGGGTGGCTGGCGCAATCGGGCAGGGCGTGA
- a CDS encoding alpha/beta fold hydrolase — translation MNERATPTRPRLVFAHANGFPGLSYRSLLAPLHERFDIHPVDRLGHHPDYPVGANWLALRDELLEHVPDEEGPVVGVGHSMGGVLMAMAAEHAPQRFRCVVMLDPPLMLGLDAWSMKVAKRFGFVDRVTPAGKSKGRRASWPDRDSMANHLRRRGLFRRFTPDALHDYVEGGTRLLDDGTAELVYDPSVETEIFRNLPDHLARLPRQLRLPFGVLVGGDSDLITPRRRRRLAAHGIPLALVPGTHMFPMEHPEETREALLAMLDDLLGDET, via the coding sequence ATGAACGAACGTGCCACCCCAACGCGACCGCGCTTGGTCTTTGCCCATGCCAACGGTTTCCCCGGCCTGAGCTACCGCAGCCTGCTGGCCCCGCTCCACGAGCGCTTCGATATCCATCCTGTCGATCGTCTCGGTCACCATCCCGACTATCCGGTGGGAGCCAACTGGCTGGCGCTGCGCGATGAGCTCCTTGAACACGTACCCGATGAGGAAGGCCCGGTCGTCGGCGTAGGGCACTCCATGGGCGGGGTGCTGATGGCCATGGCCGCGGAGCACGCGCCGCAGCGCTTTCGCTGCGTGGTGATGCTCGACCCGCCGCTGATGCTGGGCCTCGATGCCTGGAGCATGAAAGTTGCCAAGCGCTTCGGCTTCGTCGACCGGGTCACGCCGGCGGGCAAGAGCAAGGGGCGGCGCGCGTCTTGGCCCGATCGCGATTCCATGGCCAATCACCTGCGCCGCCGCGGCCTGTTTCGGCGCTTTACGCCCGATGCCCTTCACGACTATGTTGAAGGCGGAACTCGGCTGCTCGACGATGGCACCGCCGAGCTGGTCTACGACCCCTCAGTCGAGACCGAGATCTTCCGCAATCTGCCCGATCACTTGGCCCGTCTGCCTCGTCAGTTGAGGCTTCCCTTCGGCGTGCTGGTGGGCGGTGATTCCGACCTGATCACTCCCCGGCGGCGGCGGCGCCTGGCCGCCCATGGCATTCCACTGGCCCTGGTGCCGGGCACCCACATGTTTCCCATGGAGCATCCCGAGGAGACCCGCGAGGCCCTGCTGGCCATGCTCGACGATCTATTGGGAGACGAGACATGA
- a CDS encoding AEC family transporter translates to MGLYALFFATLEITLPVFAMVFVGLGLKRLGWIDQAFIATASSLVFRGTMPTLIFLSIIKADLDATLNPAMLAYFALATLASFLLAWGWAILRVPRAERGVYVQGAFRGNCGIVGLALAAGMYGDYGLSTGGLLLGVVILTYNAFSVIVLATYQQGRRTDWRSIASHIMRNPLILSVVAAIPVAALELRLPGWLMTSGQYFASLTLPLALICIGATLSLGSIRASGRLAMGASLMKMVTLPLGATLTAWLVGFEGRELGVLFLFFASPTAAASFVMVKAMGGNAALSANIIALTTLMASLTITVGVFALKAMSWI, encoded by the coding sequence ATGGGATTGTACGCACTCTTCTTCGCCACCCTGGAGATCACTCTGCCGGTATTCGCCATGGTCTTCGTCGGCCTGGGGCTCAAGCGCCTGGGCTGGATCGACCAGGCCTTCATCGCTACCGCCTCGAGTCTGGTATTCAGGGGAACCATGCCGACGCTGATCTTCCTCAGCATCATCAAGGCCGACCTGGACGCCACGCTAAATCCTGCGATGCTCGCCTATTTTGCCCTGGCCACCCTGGCCAGCTTCCTGCTCGCCTGGGGCTGGGCCATCCTGCGCGTGCCCCGCGCCGAGCGTGGCGTCTACGTGCAGGGCGCCTTTCGCGGCAATTGCGGCATCGTCGGCCTGGCCCTGGCCGCCGGCATGTACGGTGACTACGGACTCTCCACCGGTGGACTGCTGCTCGGCGTGGTCATTCTCACCTACAACGCCTTCTCGGTGATCGTACTGGCCACCTATCAGCAGGGCAGGCGCACCGACTGGCGCAGCATCGCCAGCCACATCATGCGCAATCCGCTGATCCTCTCGGTGGTCGCCGCCATTCCGGTGGCCGCACTGGAGCTGCGCCTGCCCGGCTGGCTGATGACGTCGGGACAGTATTTCGCTTCGCTGACCCTGCCACTGGCACTGATCTGCATCGGCGCCACCTTGTCACTGGGTTCGATCAGAGCGTCGGGTAGACTGGCCATGGGCGCCAGCCTGATGAAGATGGTCACCCTGCCGCTCGGGGCCACACTCACCGCCTGGCTGGTCGGTTTCGAGGGGCGCGAGCTGGGCGTGCTGTTTCTGTTCTTCGCCAGCCCCACCGCCGCTGCCAGCTTCGTGATGGTCAAGGCGATGGGCGGCAATGCTGCGCTCTCCGCGAATATCATTGCCCTGACCACGCTGATGGCCAGCCTGACCATTACCGTTGGCGTATTCGCCCTCAAAGCGATGAGCTGGATTTAG
- a CDS encoding antibiotic biosynthesis monooxygenase family protein, whose protein sequence is MSFIVNNRVVVKPGFEEAFEARFRARAGEIDKQPGFVAMRVLRPVGHQAPYVVETEWQSQEAFRAWVGSEDFERAHANPMPKEAIGEGGGLEQFELVIRTDG, encoded by the coding sequence ATGAGCTTCATCGTCAACAACCGCGTCGTCGTCAAGCCGGGCTTCGAGGAGGCCTTCGAGGCTCGCTTTCGGGCCCGTGCCGGCGAGATCGACAAACAGCCCGGCTTCGTCGCCATGCGCGTGCTGCGTCCCGTGGGGCACCAGGCTCCCTACGTGGTGGAAACCGAGTGGCAGAGTCAGGAAGCCTTTCGCGCCTGGGTCGGCAGCGAGGATTTCGAGCGTGCCCATGCCAACCCGATGCCCAAGGAGGCCATTGGCGAAGGCGGCGGGCTGGAGCAGTTCGAGCTCGTCATTCGCACCGATGGCTAA
- the sixA gene encoding phosphohistidine phosphatase SixA, with amino-acid sequence MGRLYIMRHGEASPGHPDSERELTARGQAEAERMAGWLGQQALEGARLYSSPYRRACQTALPVAGALSVEPEVLPIITPDDSPAAVCEWLLAQAGDEAIVLVSHMPLVGLLTELLTEGRASRGLGYPTAGVAELEGDILAAGCARLLRFIAPHDIR; translated from the coding sequence ATGGGCCGGCTCTACATCATGCGCCATGGCGAGGCTTCCCCGGGCCACCCCGACAGCGAGCGCGAGCTGACTGCCCGCGGCCAGGCCGAGGCCGAGCGCATGGCCGGCTGGCTTGGCCAGCAGGCGTTGGAAGGGGCGCGTCTTTATTCAAGCCCGTACCGGCGGGCGTGCCAGACGGCCTTGCCGGTAGCCGGGGCGCTGAGCGTCGAGCCCGAGGTGCTACCCATCATCACGCCCGACGACTCGCCGGCCGCGGTCTGCGAATGGCTGCTCGCCCAGGCGGGCGACGAGGCCATCGTGCTGGTGAGTCACATGCCGCTGGTGGGGCTTCTCACCGAGCTATTGACGGAGGGGCGGGCCTCGCGAGGGCTGGGTTATCCCACTGCCGGCGTGGCCGAGCTCGAGGGCGATATCTTGGCTGCCGGCTGCGCCAGACTGCTACGCTTTATCGCACCTCACGACATCCGCTGA
- a CDS encoding NAD(P)H-dependent glycerol-3-phosphate dehydrogenase, which produces MSDDPMRVAVLGGGSFGTALASIAADNGARVCQWLRDPELAAQINREHRNPRYLPDYAINPAVRASSDMQAVLAGAELVLVAIPSQAFREVVRQARPWLNPDQILVSTTKGIQEEGFKLMSQILEEETGFTHIGVISGPNLATEIAQKQLTATVVASDDALTRTRVQQALGCDYFRVYASNDRYGVELGGALKNIYAIAAGMAAALGMGENTRSMLMTRALAEMGRFAVSLGANPMTFLGLAGVGDLIVTCSSQLSRNYRVGYALGQGKGLDEAVEALGQVAEGVNTIRLVRDKARNEGVYMPLAEGLYQVLFEGVPAREMARMLMRGEQSSDVEFVLPREDVQQAHRRVEAGEGNP; this is translated from the coding sequence ATGTCAGACGATCCCATGCGGGTAGCAGTACTGGGCGGCGGTAGCTTCGGTACCGCGCTTGCCAGCATCGCCGCCGACAACGGCGCTCGGGTGTGCCAGTGGCTGCGCGATCCCGAGCTGGCAGCGCAGATCAACCGCGAGCACCGCAATCCGCGTTACCTGCCGGACTACGCCATCAACCCGGCGGTGCGCGCTTCGAGCGATATGCAGGCGGTTCTCGCCGGGGCCGAACTGGTGCTGGTGGCGATTCCCTCCCAGGCCTTTCGCGAGGTGGTGCGCCAAGCGCGCCCTTGGCTCAACCCGGATCAGATCCTGGTGAGTACCACCAAAGGCATTCAGGAAGAAGGTTTCAAACTGATGAGCCAGATCCTCGAGGAGGAAACGGGCTTTACCCATATCGGCGTGATCTCGGGGCCTAACCTGGCCACCGAGATCGCTCAGAAGCAGCTCACCGCCACCGTGGTGGCCAGCGACGACGCGCTGACACGTACTCGGGTCCAGCAGGCACTGGGTTGCGACTATTTCCGCGTTTATGCCAGCAACGATCGCTACGGGGTTGAGCTTGGCGGGGCGCTCAAGAACATCTATGCCATCGCCGCCGGCATGGCCGCGGCACTGGGCATGGGCGAGAACACTCGTAGCATGCTGATGACCCGAGCGCTGGCCGAAATGGGGCGCTTTGCCGTCAGCCTGGGGGCCAATCCCATGACCTTCCTGGGGCTCGCCGGGGTGGGCGACCTGATCGTGACCTGTTCGTCGCAGTTGTCGCGTAACTATCGAGTCGGCTACGCCCTGGGCCAGGGCAAGGGGCTCGACGAGGCGGTCGAGGCACTGGGGCAGGTCGCCGAGGGCGTCAACACGATACGCCTGGTACGCGACAAGGCGCGCAACGAGGGTGTCTACATGCCACTGGCCGAAGGGCTCTACCAGGTGTTGTTCGAGGGTGTGCCGGCGCGTGAGATGGCGCGCATGCTGATGCGCGGCGAGCAGAGCAGTGACGTGGAGTTCGTGCTGCCTCGCGAGGACGTGCAGCAGGCCCACCGGCGGGTCGAGGCGGGCGAGGGCAATCCGTGA
- a CDS encoding NAD(P)(+) transhydrogenase (Re/Si-specific) subunit beta, with amino-acid sequence MLSQGFVSAAAIAASVLFILSLGGLSNQEKAKRAVWYGIVGMAVAVFFTAFGPGIGAYWLMIPMMIIGAVIGAYVAKKVDMTEMPQLVAALHSFVGLAAVFVAWSADLERRRVLAARALDAGTEQFSAFAALVATKAPDELMFLQVEVVLGVFIGAVTFTGSVIAFGKLAGKVDGKPKQLPGGHLLNAGAAALSLLLAILYLNGAGFWTLLLIAALAFFIGYHLIMGIGGADMPVVVSMLNSYSGWAAAAIGFTLSNDLLIVTGALVGSSGAILSYIMCKAMNRNFVNVILGGFGGSQGPAAEIEGEQVAIDAGGVASALNDADSVIIVPGYGMAVAQAQNAVSELVRKLRAAGKQVRFGIHPVAGRLPGHMNVLLAEARVPYDIVLEMDEINDDFASTDVVIVIGSNDIVNPAAQDDPNSPIAGMPVLKVWESKQVFVCKRGQGTGYSGIENPLFFKENTRMFYGDARSSIDSLLSQID; translated from the coding sequence ATGCTGAGTCAAGGATTCGTGTCTGCTGCGGCGATTGCGGCAAGCGTACTTTTCATCCTCTCGCTGGGGGGATTGAGCAACCAAGAGAAGGCCAAGCGGGCGGTGTGGTACGGCATCGTCGGCATGGCCGTGGCGGTCTTCTTCACCGCCTTCGGGCCGGGGATCGGCGCCTACTGGCTGATGATCCCGATGATGATCATCGGTGCGGTGATCGGTGCCTATGTGGCCAAGAAGGTCGACATGACCGAAATGCCGCAGCTGGTGGCGGCACTGCACAGCTTCGTCGGCCTGGCGGCGGTGTTCGTCGCCTGGAGTGCCGATCTCGAGCGGCGCCGCGTACTGGCGGCCCGGGCACTCGATGCGGGCACCGAGCAGTTCTCGGCCTTCGCCGCCCTGGTGGCCACCAAGGCGCCGGACGAGCTGATGTTCCTGCAGGTCGAGGTGGTGCTGGGCGTGTTCATCGGCGCAGTAACCTTCACCGGTTCGGTGATCGCCTTCGGCAAGCTGGCTGGCAAGGTGGACGGCAAGCCGAAGCAACTTCCCGGCGGGCACCTGCTCAACGCCGGTGCCGCGGCGCTGTCGCTGCTGCTGGCCATTCTCTATCTCAACGGTGCCGGCTTCTGGACGCTGCTGCTGATCGCCGCGCTGGCCTTCTTCATCGGCTACCACCTGATCATGGGTATCGGCGGTGCCGACATGCCGGTGGTGGTGTCGATGCTCAACAGCTATTCGGGCTGGGCGGCGGCGGCCATCGGCTTCACGCTCTCCAACGACTTGCTGATCGTCACCGGGGCCCTGGTGGGCTCCTCCGGTGCAATCCTGTCGTACATCATGTGCAAGGCGATGAACCGCAACTTCGTCAACGTCATCCTGGGCGGCTTCGGTGGCAGCCAGGGGCCGGCGGCCGAGATCGAGGGCGAGCAGGTGGCGATCGATGCCGGCGGCGTGGCGAGTGCGCTCAACGATGCCGACAGCGTGATCATCGTGCCGGGCTACGGCATGGCCGTGGCTCAGGCCCAGAATGCGGTGAGCGAACTGGTGCGCAAGCTGCGGGCCGCCGGCAAGCAGGTGCGCTTCGGTATCCATCCGGTCGCGGGGCGTCTGCCCGGTCACATGAACGTGCTGCTGGCCGAGGCCAGGGTGCCCTACGACATCGTGCTGGAGATGGACGAGATCAACGACGACTTCGCCAGTACCGACGTGGTGATCGTCATCGGCTCCAACGACATCGTCAACCCCGCCGCCCAGGACGATCCCAACAGCCCCATCGCCGGTATGCCGGTGCTCAAAGTATGGGAGTCCAAGCAGGTCTTCGTCTGCAAGCGCGGTCAGGGAACTGGCTATTCGGGTATCGAGAACCCGCTGTTCTTCAAGGAGAACACGCGTATGTTCTACGGTGATGCCCGGTCCAGCATCGACTCGCTGCTGTCGCAGATCGATTGA
- a CDS encoding Re/Si-specific NAD(P)(+) transhydrogenase subunit alpha yields the protein MKIGAPKELAKGEARVALTPDSAQFIHKLGHECLIESGAGIAAGFDDDAYRTAGVTVVENAEALWQQAEIVIKVREPSDEEAERLREGQTLIAFFWPAQNEALLERCRAKGATVVAMDMVPRISRAQKMDALSSMANIAGYRAVIEAGNNFGRFFTGQVTAAGKVPPAKVLVIGAGVAGLAAIGTATSLGAVVRAFDVRPEVAEQIESMGAEFLFLDFEDTQDGSGTGGYAAPSSPEFREKQLECFREQAPDIDIVITTALIPGRPAPKLWLEDMVKAMKPGSVIIDLAAEKGGNCDLTRPDERVVTENGVVVVGYTDFPSRMATQASLLYSTNVRHMLTDLTPEKDGQVVHDMEDDVIRGATVAHQGEITFPPPPPKVKAIAAAKPKPKEKEPTPEEKRAAEHAAFKAQTKRQATLLGAGGLLMLLLGQVAPASFMQHFIVFVLACFVGFQVIWNVSHSLHTPLMAVTNAISGIIILGAVLQIGSGNWLVVLMAAISVLIATINIVGGFLVTRRMLAMFQKS from the coding sequence GTGAAGATTGGTGCACCCAAGGAGCTCGCCAAAGGCGAAGCGCGTGTCGCGCTGACCCCTGACAGTGCGCAGTTCATCCACAAGCTTGGACACGAATGCCTGATCGAATCCGGGGCCGGCATTGCTGCCGGCTTCGATGACGACGCCTACCGCACGGCCGGCGTCACGGTGGTGGAGAACGCCGAAGCGCTGTGGCAGCAAGCCGAGATCGTGATCAAGGTGCGCGAGCCCAGCGACGAGGAAGCCGAGCGGCTACGCGAAGGGCAGACCCTGATCGCCTTCTTCTGGCCGGCCCAGAACGAGGCGCTGCTGGAAAGATGCCGGGCCAAGGGGGCGACTGTCGTCGCCATGGACATGGTGCCGCGGATCTCTCGCGCGCAGAAGATGGACGCGCTTTCGTCCATGGCCAACATCGCCGGCTATCGAGCGGTGATCGAGGCGGGCAACAACTTCGGCCGCTTCTTCACCGGCCAGGTGACGGCCGCCGGCAAGGTACCGCCGGCCAAGGTGCTGGTCATCGGTGCCGGTGTGGCAGGCCTGGCCGCCATCGGCACCGCCACCAGCCTGGGCGCCGTGGTGCGCGCCTTCGACGTGCGCCCGGAGGTGGCCGAGCAGATCGAATCCATGGGCGCCGAGTTCCTGTTCCTCGACTTCGAGGATACTCAGGACGGCTCCGGTACCGGCGGCTATGCCGCGCCCTCCAGCCCCGAGTTTCGCGAGAAGCAGCTCGAATGCTTCCGCGAGCAGGCTCCTGACATCGATATCGTCATCACCACCGCTCTGATCCCGGGGCGCCCGGCGCCCAAGCTGTGGCTCGAGGATATGGTCAAGGCGATGAAGCCCGGTTCGGTGATCATCGACCTGGCCGCCGAGAAGGGCGGCAACTGCGACCTGACGCGGCCTGACGAGCGAGTCGTCACCGAAAACGGTGTGGTCGTGGTCGGCTACACCGATTTTCCCTCGCGCATGGCGACGCAGGCCTCGCTGCTCTACTCCACCAACGTACGTCACATGCTCACCGATCTCACGCCGGAGAAGGATGGCCAGGTCGTGCATGACATGGAGGACGACGTCATTCGTGGCGCCACGGTGGCCCACCAGGGCGAGATCACATTCCCGCCACCGCCGCCCAAGGTGAAGGCGATCGCCGCAGCGAAACCCAAACCCAAGGAGAAGGAGCCCACGCCTGAAGAGAAGCGTGCCGCAGAACATGCCGCCTTCAAGGCCCAGACCAAGCGTCAGGCGACCCTGCTGGGCGCCGGTGGCCTGCTGATGCTGTTGCTTGGCCAGGTGGCGCCCGCCTCCTTCATGCAGCACTTCATCGTCTTCGTGCTGGCCTGCTTCGTCGGCTTTCAGGTGATCTGGAACGTCAGCCATTCGCTGCACACGCCGCTGATGGCGGTAACCAACGCCATCTCGGGGATCATCATCCTCGGGGCGGTTCTACAGATCGGTTCGGGGAACTGGTTGGTCGTGCTGATGGCGGCCATCTCGGTGCTGATCGCCACCATCAACATCGTGGGCGGCTTCCTGGTGACACGCCGGATGCTCGCCATGTTCCAGAAATCGTAA
- the htpG gene encoding molecular chaperone HtpG, whose protein sequence is MSTTAHEETLGFQTEVKQLLHLMIHSLYSNREIFLRELISNAADACDKLRYAALDNDALYEGDSELRIEIEHDEKAATVTVRDNGVGMSRDEVIQNLGTIARSGTAEFLKQLSGEQQKDARLIGQFGVGFYSSFIVADEVTVRTRKAGTDKAEGVEWRSKGEGEFTVADLERELHGTEIVLHLKKDAKEFADDFRLKSLVRKYSDHIEVPVRMPKVETAKDDEGNEIEGSEVTTWETVNEATALWVRPKSEVSEDEYKAFYKHVAHDFSDPLTWSHNKVEGKLEYTSLLYVPGRAPFDLYERDGSRGVKLYVQRVFIMDDAEQFLPLYLRFIKGVLDTRELSLNVSRELLQQDPKVEKIKGALTKRALDMLKKLAKDKEAYQTFWNTFGSVLKEGPAEDFANRDKIAALLRFSSTLTDSTTQDQSLADYVSRMQEGQEKIYYIVADGFNAAKSSPHLEIFRKKGIEVLLLHDRIDEWLMSHLHEFEGKGFIDVAKGDLDLGEIEGEEEKKAQEETAKAKEDLVKRVREALGDSVQEVKVTHRLTDSPACVVLPEHEMGYQMRRIMEAAGQTMPEVKPILELNPMHALVERLEAAESERFEDLARVLLDQAIIAEGGHLDDPAAYVRRLNALLTA, encoded by the coding sequence ATGTCCACGACCGCTCACGAGGAAACCCTCGGCTTCCAGACCGAGGTGAAGCAACTGCTGCATCTGATGATCCACTCGCTGTACTCCAACCGGGAGATATTCCTGCGCGAGCTGATCTCCAACGCCGCCGATGCCTGTGACAAGCTGCGCTATGCTGCGCTCGACAACGATGCGCTCTACGAAGGCGACAGCGAGCTTCGCATCGAGATCGAGCACGACGAGAAGGCCGCCACCGTCACCGTGCGCGACAACGGTGTCGGCATGAGCCGCGACGAGGTGATCCAGAACCTCGGCACCATCGCGCGTAGCGGTACCGCGGAGTTCCTCAAGCAGCTCTCTGGTGAGCAGCAGAAGGATGCGCGCCTGATCGGCCAGTTCGGCGTGGGCTTCTATTCAAGTTTCATTGTCGCCGACGAGGTCACGGTGCGTACGCGCAAGGCGGGCACTGACAAGGCCGAAGGCGTCGAGTGGCGTTCGAAGGGCGAGGGTGAGTTCACCGTCGCCGACCTGGAACGCGAACTGCACGGTACCGAGATCGTCCTGCACCTCAAAAAAGACGCCAAGGAGTTTGCCGACGACTTCCGCCTGAAGAGCCTGGTGCGCAAGTACTCCGACCATATCGAGGTGCCGGTGCGCATGCCCAAGGTCGAGACGGCCAAGGACGACGAGGGCAACGAGATCGAGGGCAGTGAGGTCACTACCTGGGAGACCGTCAACGAGGCTACGGCACTGTGGGTGCGGCCCAAGAGCGAGGTTTCCGAAGACGAGTACAAGGCCTTCTACAAGCACGTAGCTCACGATTTCAGCGATCCACTGACCTGGAGCCACAACAAGGTCGAGGGCAAGCTCGAGTACACCAGCCTGCTCTACGTGCCGGGGCGCGCGCCGTTCGATCTGTACGAGCGTGATGGCTCCCGGGGCGTCAAGCTCTACGTCCAGCGCGTCTTCATCATGGACGACGCTGAGCAGTTCCTGCCGCTCTACCTGCGCTTCATCAAAGGCGTGCTCGATACCCGCGAACTGTCGCTCAACGTCTCTCGCGAGCTGCTGCAGCAGGACCCCAAGGTCGAGAAGATCAAGGGTGCGCTGACCAAGCGCGCACTGGACATGCTCAAGAAGCTGGCCAAGGATAAGGAGGCCTACCAGACCTTCTGGAACACCTTCGGTAGCGTACTCAAGGAGGGCCCCGCCGAGGACTTCGCCAATCGCGACAAGATCGCCGCTCTCTTGCGCTTCTCCTCCACGCTTACCGACAGCACCACTCAGGACCAGTCGCTGGCCGACTACGTCTCGCGCATGCAGGAAGGGCAGGAGAAGATCTACTACATCGTCGCCGATGGCTTCAATGCGGCGAAATCGAGCCCGCACCTGGAGATCTTCCGCAAGAAGGGCATAGAAGTGCTGCTGCTGCACGACCGTATCGACGAGTGGCTGATGAGCCATCTGCACGAGTTCGAGGGCAAAGGGTTCATCGACGTGGCCAAGGGTGACCTCGACCTCGGCGAGATCGAGGGCGAAGAGGAGAAGAAGGCTCAGGAAGAGACCGCCAAGGCCAAGGAGGACCTGGTCAAGCGAGTCAGGGAGGCGCTGGGTGACTCGGTGCAGGAGGTCAAGGTGACCCATCGACTGACCGATTCCCCAGCCTGCGTGGTATTGCCCGAGCATGAGATGGGCTACCAGATGCGTCGCATCATGGAAGCTGCCGGGCAGACGATGCCTGAGGTCAAGCCGATCCTAGAGCTCAACCCGATGCATGCGCTAGTGGAGCGGCTAGAAGCCGCCGAGAGTGAACGCTTCGAGGACCTGGCTCGGGTGCTGCTCGACCAGGCGATCATCGCCGAAGGTGGCCACCTCGACGACCCGGCGGCCTATGTGCGTCGCCTCAACGCCCTGTTGACGGCCTGA